A DNA window from Streptococcus sp. LPB0220 contains the following coding sequences:
- a CDS encoding helicase HerA-like domain-containing protein, translating into MTSITITKGAVETPIYLRMLNRHGLIAGATGTGKTVTLKVLTEKLSKEGIPVFLADIKGDLSGLAKAGQWTPKLEERYKLLGITDPFEPQAFPVRLWDFFGQAGHPVRATVEGMGSLLLSRLLDLNETQSGILAIVFKVAQEKDWPLIDLKDLQSLLKEVYEHSSDYSAQYGNITKQSVGAIQRSLLVLEEEGADQFFGEPALDLNDFMQLDASGRGYINILSATKLFHSPKLYSTFLIWMLSRLFETLPEVGDPEKPKLVFFFDEAHLLFKDASKLFLEKVEQVVRLIRSKGVGIYFITQNPQDLPESVLAQLGNRVQHALRAYTPKEMKAIKVAAQSFRPNPDFDTETVITELGTGEALVSFLNEKGQPSVVERAYILSPQSSFDLLNESEQLALITTSPFHQKYATTIDRESAYEKLAAKASKEAQEEEQKEAAKERAAAEKAEQKRSPGRPRKSSLEKAKDSFLSSLFRTIAREIAKLIMGSFKRK; encoded by the coding sequence ATGACTAGTATTACCATTACTAAAGGAGCTGTTGAGACGCCTATCTATTTGCGGATGTTGAATCGTCATGGCTTGATTGCAGGTGCAACAGGAACAGGAAAAACGGTTACGCTCAAGGTCCTAACAGAAAAATTAAGCAAAGAAGGAATTCCGGTCTTTCTAGCCGATATCAAGGGAGATTTATCTGGCTTAGCCAAAGCAGGGCAATGGACACCAAAACTGGAAGAACGCTACAAGCTTCTTGGGATCACAGATCCGTTTGAGCCACAAGCTTTCCCTGTTCGATTGTGGGACTTCTTTGGCCAAGCTGGTCATCCTGTTCGTGCGACTGTCGAAGGGATGGGGTCATTGCTTCTGTCTCGTCTGCTTGATTTGAATGAAACCCAATCAGGAATTCTCGCAATTGTCTTTAAAGTGGCTCAAGAGAAAGATTGGCCCTTGATTGATTTGAAGGACCTGCAAAGCCTTTTAAAGGAAGTCTATGAGCACAGTTCAGACTATTCAGCCCAATATGGCAATATCACCAAACAATCTGTCGGAGCCATCCAAAGAAGTCTCTTGGTTCTTGAAGAAGAAGGAGCAGATCAGTTTTTCGGAGAGCCAGCACTTGATTTAAATGATTTCATGCAACTCGATGCATCTGGTCGTGGTTATATCAATATTCTTTCGGCTACAAAGCTCTTTCATTCACCAAAATTGTACTCAACCTTTTTGATTTGGATGCTGTCTCGTCTTTTTGAAACACTTCCAGAGGTTGGGGATCCTGAAAAGCCAAAATTGGTCTTCTTCTTTGATGAAGCGCATCTCCTCTTTAAGGATGCAAGCAAGCTCTTTCTTGAGAAGGTTGAGCAAGTGGTACGCCTAATTCGTTCGAAGGGTGTAGGGATTTACTTTATTACCCAAAATCCTCAAGACCTTCCAGAATCTGTTTTGGCACAGCTTGGAAATCGTGTTCAGCATGCACTTCGAGCTTATACACCAAAAGAAATGAAGGCGATTAAGGTGGCTGCCCAAAGTTTTCGTCCGAATCCAGATTTTGATACAGAAACAGTGATCACAGAGTTAGGGACAGGGGAAGCCTTAGTTTCTTTCCTCAATGAAAAGGGACAGCCTAGTGTGGTTGAGCGTGCTTATATTCTCTCTCCTCAATCGAGTTTTGACCTCTTAAATGAAAGTGAACAATTGGCCTTGATCACGACATCGCCTTTCCATCAAAAGTATGCGACGACGATTGATCGGGAATCTGCCTATGAAAAATTAGCAGCTAAAGCAAGCAAGGAAGCACAAGAAGAAGAGCAAAAAGAAGCAGCAAAAGAACGAGCTGCGGCGGAAAAAGCAGAGCAAAAACGCAGTCCAGGTCGCCCAAGAAAATCCAGTCTTGAAAAAGCTAAGGATTCCTTCTTGAGTTCCTTATTCCGGACGATTGCGCGTGAGATTGCTAAGCTAATTATGGGCTCCTTTAAACGGAAATAA
- the arcA gene encoding arginine deiminase, protein MSTKPIHVFSEIGKLKKVMLHRPGKELENLMPDYLERLLFDDIPFLEDAQKEHDNFAQALRNEGIEVLYLEKLAAESLTTPEIRDQFIEEYLEEANIRGRQTKNAIREILRGIEDNQELVEKTMAGFQKAELPEIPEADKGLTDLVESDYPFAIDPMPNLYFTRDPFATIGNAVSLNHMYADTRNRETLYGKYIFKYHPVYGGNVDLVYNREEDTRIEGGDELVLSKDVLAVGISQRTDAASIEKLLVNIFKKNVGFKKVLAFEFANNRKFMHLDTVFTMVDYDKFTIHPEIQGNLRVFSVTYENEALKIVEEKGDLAELLAENLGVEKVTLIPCGDGNVVAAAREQWNDSSNTLTIAPGVVVVYDRNTVTNKKLEEYGLRLIKIRGSELVRGRGGPRCMSMPFEREEI, encoded by the coding sequence ATGTCAACCAAACCAATTCATGTTTTCTCAGAAATTGGAAAACTGAAAAAAGTAATGTTGCACCGTCCAGGTAAAGAGTTGGAAAACTTGATGCCTGACTATCTAGAGCGTCTTCTTTTTGATGATATTCCATTTTTGGAAGATGCTCAAAAAGAACACGACAATTTTGCTCAAGCGCTTCGTAATGAAGGAATCGAAGTACTTTATCTTGAAAAATTAGCAGCTGAGTCATTGACTACTCCAGAAATTCGCGATCAGTTCATCGAAGAATATCTTGAAGAAGCGAACATTCGTGGACGCCAAACTAAAAATGCGATTCGTGAAATCCTTCGTGGTATTGAAGACAACCAAGAATTGGTTGAAAAAACAATGGCTGGTTTCCAAAAAGCTGAGCTTCCAGAAATTCCAGAAGCAGATAAAGGTTTGACAGACCTTGTTGAATCTGACTATCCATTTGCGATCGATCCAATGCCAAACTTGTACTTTACACGTGACCCATTTGCTACAATTGGGAATGCAGTATCATTGAACCACATGTATGCTGATACACGTAACCGTGAAACTTTGTATGGTAAATACATCTTCAAATATCACCCAGTATATGGTGGTAATGTAGATTTGGTATACAACCGTGAAGAAGATACTCGTATCGAAGGTGGGGACGAATTGGTCCTTTCTAAAGATGTCTTGGCAGTTGGTATCTCACAACGTACAGATGCTGCATCAATTGAAAAATTGTTGGTAAACATCTTCAAGAAGAACGTTGGCTTCAAGAAAGTATTGGCCTTCGAATTTGCGAACAACCGTAAATTCATGCACTTGGATACAGTATTCACAATGGTGGACTACGATAAATTCACCATCCACCCAGAAATCCAAGGCAACCTTCGCGTCTTCTCTGTAACATATGAAAATGAAGCATTGAAGATTGTTGAAGAAAAAGGTGATTTGGCTGAATTGCTTGCTGAAAACCTTGGTGTTGAAAAAGTTACATTGATCCCTTGTGGTGATGGCAATGTGGTTGCAGCTGCTCGTGAACAATGGAACGACAGTTCAAATACTCTTACAATCGCACCTGGTGTGGTTGTTGTATACGACCGTAACACAGTCACAAACAAGAAATTAGAAGAATACGGACTTCGTTTGATTAAGATCCGCGGAAGTGAATTGGTTCGCGGTCGTGGTGGACCTCGTTGTATGTCAATGCCATTTGAACGTGAAGAAATCTAA
- a CDS encoding DUF805 domain-containing protein produces the protein MNAFKQFWIQYADFSSKTSRAHFWLAFLWNSLISLPLWVFYIVTSLSHQNAQETLNFSTVHSKTGLWALAFLAFFYFLILVPSQAICVRRLRDAGIHWSWIFLNLGPVLLYLLTGLDIFLFLWGITVISLLILMMLPGKNTFPQPVETPMGVASEPQVTATGGSFGGNSFEQIPNFVAAPDLSDEKPPLEQKMAAEHEIH, from the coding sequence ATGAACGCATTTAAGCAATTTTGGATACAGTATGCAGATTTTTCAAGTAAGACCAGTCGGGCCCATTTTTGGCTAGCTTTTTTATGGAATTCCCTGATTTCTTTGCCTCTTTGGGTTTTTTACATCGTGACCTCTTTATCCCATCAAAATGCTCAAGAAACGCTCAATTTTTCAACTGTTCATTCTAAGACAGGTTTATGGGCGCTCGCTTTCTTAGCATTCTTTTACTTCCTCATTTTGGTACCCAGTCAAGCCATTTGTGTACGTCGCTTGCGGGATGCGGGAATCCATTGGTCTTGGATCTTTTTGAACCTTGGTCCGGTTCTGCTCTATTTGTTGACGGGGCTAGATATTTTCCTATTTCTTTGGGGGATTACAGTTATTTCTCTCTTGATTCTCATGATGCTTCCAGGGAAAAACACCTTCCCACAACCAGTAGAAACTCCTATGGGAGTGGCTTCTGAACCACAGGTCACAGCGACAGGGGGGAGCTTTGGAGGCAACTCGTTTGAGCAAATCCCTAATTTTGTAGCAGCACCTGATTTGTCTGATGAAAAACCACCATTGGAACAAAAAATGGCTGCTGAACACGAAATCCACTAA
- the sodA gene encoding superoxide dismutase SodA, which translates to MAIILPELPYAYDALEPYIDEETMHLHHDKHHQTYVNNVNAALEKHPEIGEDLESLLADVESIPADIRQAVINNGGGHLNHALFWELMTPEQTAPSAELAAAIDATFGSFEDFKAAFTAAATTRFGSGWAWLVVNKEGKLEVTSTANQDTPISEGKTPILGLDVWEHAYYVKYRSVRPDYIKAFFSVINWNKVNELFAAAK; encoded by the coding sequence ATGGCTATCATTTTACCAGAATTACCATATGCTTATGATGCATTGGAACCTTATATCGATGAAGAAACCATGCATTTGCACCATGATAAACACCATCAAACATATGTAAACAATGTGAATGCAGCTCTTGAAAAACATCCTGAAATTGGAGAAGACCTTGAAAGCTTGTTAGCTGATGTTGAATCCATTCCAGCTGATATTCGCCAAGCTGTGATCAACAATGGTGGTGGTCATTTGAACCACGCTCTTTTCTGGGAATTGATGACTCCAGAACAAACAGCTCCTTCAGCAGAACTTGCTGCAGCGATTGATGCTACATTTGGTTCATTTGAAGACTTCAAAGCAGCCTTCACAGCAGCAGCAACGACACGTTTTGGTTCTGGCTGGGCATGGTTGGTTGTCAACAAAGAAGGCAAACTCGAAGTGACTTCAACAGCAAACCAAGATACACCAATCTCTGAAGGTAAAACACCAATCCTTGGTTTGGATGTTTGGGAACATGCTTACTACGTGAAATACCGTAGCGTACGCCCTGACTACATCAAAGCTTTCTTCTCAGTGATCAACTGGAATAAAGTTAATGAATTGTTTGCAGCAGCAAAATAA
- the argF gene encoding ornithine carbamoyltransferase, which translates to MTNSVFQGRSFLAEKDFTRAELEYLIGLSAHLKDLKKRNIEHHYLAGKNIALLFEKTSTRTRAAFTTAAIDLGAHPEYLGANDIQLGKKESTEDTAKVLGRMFDGIEFRGFSQRMVEELAEFSGVPVWNGLTDEWHPTQMLADYLTVQENFGRLEGLTLVYCGDGRNNVANSLLVTGAILGVNVHIFSPKELFPEKEIVELAEGFAKESGAHILITEDADEAVKGADVLYTDVWVSMGEEDKFAERVALLKPYQVNMDLIKKADNEDLIFLHCLPAFHDTNTVYGKDVAEKFGVEEMEVTDEVFRSKYARHFDQAENRMHTIKAVMAATLGNLYIPKV; encoded by the coding sequence ATGACAAATTCAGTGTTCCAAGGACGTAGCTTCTTGGCAGAAAAAGACTTTACACGTGCAGAGTTAGAATACCTTATCGGACTTTCAGCTCACTTGAAAGACCTTAAAAAACGCAACATTGAACACCACTATCTTGCTGGTAAAAACATTGCGCTTTTGTTTGAAAAAACTTCAACTCGTACTCGTGCAGCCTTCACTACTGCAGCCATCGACCTTGGTGCTCACCCAGAATACCTTGGTGCAAACGACATTCAACTTGGTAAAAAAGAATCTACAGAAGATACTGCTAAAGTTCTTGGACGTATGTTTGACGGTATTGAATTCCGTGGTTTCAGCCAACGTATGGTTGAAGAATTGGCTGAATTCTCAGGTGTTCCAGTATGGAATGGTTTGACTGACGAATGGCACCCAACTCAAATGCTTGCAGACTACTTGACAGTTCAAGAAAACTTTGGACGTTTGGAAGGTTTGACACTTGTATACTGTGGTGATGGACGTAACAACGTTGCAAATAGCCTTCTTGTAACAGGTGCTATCCTTGGTGTGAACGTACACATCTTCTCACCAAAAGAACTCTTCCCAGAAAAAGAAATCGTTGAATTGGCAGAAGGATTTGCAAAAGAAAGTGGCGCTCATATCTTAATCACTGAAGATGCTGACGAAGCAGTGAAAGGTGCAGACGTACTTTACACTGACGTTTGGGTATCAATGGGTGAAGAAGACAAATTTGCAGAACGTGTTGCCCTTTTGAAACCTTACCAAGTAAACATGGATTTGATTAAGAAAGCTGATAACGAAGACTTGATCTTCTTGCACTGCTTGCCAGCCTTCCACGATACAAATACTGTTTACGGTAAAGATGTTGCTGAAAAATTCGGCGTAGAAGAAATGGAAGTTACTGACGAAGTGTTCCGCAGCAAATATGCTCGTCACTTTGACCAAGCTGAAAACCGTATGCACACAATCAAAGCGGTTATGGCAGCTACTCTTGGTAACTTGTACATTCCAAAAGTTTAA
- a CDS encoding helix-hairpin-helix domain-containing protein — MEDIIEKIKEYKLFLALTAIGLLLGGYFLFHRPQSSASTIPDLYQASSSTSSKEKVQTTSSKEEKTATSVSDAPEIITVDVKGAVKQPGVYELRSNSRVHDAIYKAGGMTADANSQSVNLAQKLSDEAVIYVAKEGEDVPELGSSESPATSSAPAEKTGKVHLNRATESDLQTVSGIGQKRAQDIIAYREANGPFRSVDDLKNVSGIGEKTLEKLRDAFTVD; from the coding sequence ATGGAGGATATCATCGAAAAAATCAAAGAATATAAGCTATTTTTAGCTCTTACTGCTATCGGACTCTTACTTGGAGGGTATTTTCTTTTTCATCGACCTCAGTCAAGTGCATCCACCATACCGGATCTTTATCAGGCTTCTAGTTCAACTTCGAGCAAAGAAAAGGTGCAGACCACTAGTTCCAAAGAAGAAAAGACGGCGACTTCTGTGTCTGATGCACCCGAGATCATTACGGTCGATGTCAAAGGAGCCGTCAAACAACCAGGTGTCTATGAGTTGCGCTCCAATAGCAGAGTCCACGATGCTATTTATAAGGCAGGCGGGATGACAGCAGATGCCAATAGTCAATCGGTCAACTTGGCGCAAAAACTCTCCGATGAAGCAGTGATCTATGTTGCTAAAGAAGGAGAGGATGTTCCAGAACTTGGAAGTTCAGAAAGTCCTGCAACTTCGTCAGCACCAGCAGAAAAAACAGGCAAGGTCCATTTAAATCGAGCAACCGAATCAGATCTCCAGACAGTATCAGGCATTGGCCAGAAACGTGCCCAGGACATTATCGCCTATCGCGAAGCAAATGGTCCTTTTCGATCAGTGGATGATCTGAAGAATGTTTCAGGAATCGGAGAGAAAACACTGGAGAAACTAAGAGATGCTTTCACGGTGGATTAA
- a CDS encoding lysophospholipid acyltransferase family protein, with the protein MFYTYLRGLVAFILWVLNGNAHYHHKDNIPDRKENYILVSPHRTWWDPVYMAFATKPKQFIFMAKKELFTNRIFGWWIRMCGAFPIDRENPGAEAIKYPVNMLKKSNRSLIMFPSGSRHSQDVKGGVAIIAKMAKVRIMPVTYTGPRDLKGLATGERIDMNFGHPIDISDIKKMNDEGVAEVARRIQEEFDRLDAEAQAINTPTKPFILIRLLKILLIPLVLVVGILTLLFSYLASFVWDPDKHRKNK; encoded by the coding sequence ATGTTTTATACCTATTTACGTGGCCTTGTTGCCTTTATTCTGTGGGTTTTAAATGGGAATGCCCATTACCATCATAAGGACAATATTCCAGATCGAAAAGAGAACTACATCTTGGTATCCCCTCACCGAACTTGGTGGGATCCAGTCTATATGGCCTTTGCAACCAAGCCAAAGCAATTTATCTTTATGGCGAAAAAAGAACTCTTTACCAATCGTATTTTTGGCTGGTGGATTCGCATGTGTGGGGCTTTTCCAATCGACCGTGAAAATCCGGGAGCAGAAGCCATTAAGTATCCTGTCAATATGCTGAAAAAGAGCAACCGTTCTTTGATTATGTTCCCAAGTGGAAGTCGTCATTCTCAAGACGTAAAAGGCGGTGTTGCCATCATTGCCAAAATGGCGAAGGTCCGTATCATGCCAGTGACTTATACTGGTCCAAGAGACTTGAAAGGGTTGGCAACGGGTGAACGCATTGATATGAACTTTGGACATCCCATTGATATTTCGGATATTAAAAAGATGAATGACGAAGGAGTGGCAGAAGTTGCCCGCCGTATCCAAGAGGAGTTTGACCGTTTGGATGCGGAAGCGCAAGCGATCAACACCCCAACAAAACCTTTTATCTTGATTCGTTTGTTAAAAATCCTTTTGATTCCCCTTGTCTTAGTCGTTGGCATCTTGACCTTGCTCTTTAGTTACCTAGCAAGCTTTGTATGGGATCCAGACAAACATCGGAAAAACAAGTAA
- the holA gene encoding DNA polymerase III subunit delta, whose protein sequence is MQAITDTKHLTVQTLPPILVLTGEDVGQFEWLKKDILKKIGYDTSDLNYSYFDMKEASYAEVELDLVSLPFFADEKIVILDHLLDLTTAKKRNLTDEDLKQFENYLENPSESTRLVIFAEGKLDSKRRLVKLLKRDAQIIEATTPKEQDLKRYFSGQAQELGLHFVGDSLDQLLLKSGYDFGELQKNLALLQAYKEDGQITLQDIEEVVPKSLQDNIFDLTQMILKRQIDQARNLVKDLRLQGEDEIKLIAILLGQFRMFSQVKIFSEEGQSESQIVASLSDLSGRKVNPYQVKFALRDSRRLTLSFLKQAMMTFIETDYAIKSGTYEKDYLFDLALLKVANSV, encoded by the coding sequence ATGCAAGCAATTACCGACACTAAACATCTGACGGTTCAAACTCTGCCTCCTATTCTTGTCTTGACGGGTGAGGATGTAGGTCAATTTGAATGGTTAAAAAAAGACATTTTAAAAAAAATAGGCTATGATACTTCAGATTTGAATTATTCTTATTTTGATATGAAGGAAGCCTCCTATGCTGAGGTCGAGCTGGATTTGGTCAGTCTTCCCTTTTTTGCAGATGAAAAAATCGTGATTTTGGATCACTTATTGGATTTGACCACTGCCAAAAAACGCAATTTAACCGATGAAGATCTGAAGCAATTTGAAAATTATCTGGAAAATCCTTCTGAATCGACCCGTTTGGTGATATTTGCAGAAGGAAAATTAGATAGTAAGCGCCGCTTGGTCAAACTCCTAAAACGGGATGCCCAAATCATTGAAGCGACCACTCCTAAAGAGCAAGATTTAAAGCGTTATTTTTCTGGTCAGGCGCAAGAATTGGGCTTACACTTTGTTGGCGATTCCTTGGACCAGTTGCTCTTAAAATCTGGCTATGATTTTGGAGAGTTACAGAAGAATCTCGCTCTATTGCAGGCTTATAAAGAAGATGGTCAGATTACCCTCCAAGATATCGAGGAGGTTGTTCCAAAGTCCTTGCAAGATAATATTTTTGATCTGACACAGATGATTCTCAAACGCCAAATCGATCAAGCCCGGAATTTGGTTAAGGATCTTCGCTTACAAGGAGAAGATGAAATAAAATTGATCGCTATTTTGTTGGGGCAATTCCGAATGTTTTCTCAAGTTAAAATTTTCTCAGAAGAAGGCCAATCCGAAAGCCAAATTGTAGCGAGCTTGTCGGACTTGTCAGGACGCAAGGTCAATCCTTATCAGGTGAAGTTTGCCTTACGGGATAGCCGCAGGCTTACTCTGTCCTTTTTGAAGCAAGCTATGATGACCTTCATCGAGACGGATTATGCGATTAAAAGTGGAACATATGAAAAAGACTACTTATTTGATTTGGCCCTGTTGAAAGTAGCGAATAGCGTCTAA
- a CDS encoding Crp/Fnr family transcriptional regulator, with protein MITKEDYQLLRSHPAFSALPVELFDKLAVEIHARDIPKGQILFYAGDRRERIFLLAKGFARIEQFDSSDQFSYMDYIKKGALFPYGGMFQDERYHYTASAVTDLRCFVIPVNLYELYAQESKEQLLFIMRKLSSILEFQELRLRNVVTASASERVVQSLAILCKDYESLGNQLPFPISMKEMAKLAATTRETVNQVLKKLIDSHKIQYERKQLTFLDTAYFLKSFKEIN; from the coding sequence ATGATTACAAAGGAAGATTACCAGTTGCTCCGCTCGCATCCAGCCTTTTCTGCGCTACCAGTGGAGCTATTTGATAAATTAGCTGTTGAAATTCATGCCAGGGATATCCCTAAGGGACAAATTTTATTTTATGCAGGAGATAGGCGGGAGCGCATTTTTCTTCTGGCAAAAGGCTTTGCCCGTATTGAGCAATTTGATTCGTCGGACCAATTCTCCTATATGGATTATATAAAGAAGGGGGCTCTGTTCCCTTATGGTGGGATGTTCCAGGATGAGCGTTACCACTATACAGCTAGTGCGGTGACGGATTTGCGTTGTTTCGTGATTCCCGTCAATCTCTATGAATTATATGCCCAAGAGAGTAAGGAGCAGTTGCTCTTTATTATGAGAAAGCTCTCCTCCATCCTAGAATTTCAAGAGTTGCGCTTGCGCAATGTCGTGACAGCTAGTGCCAGTGAGCGTGTGGTTCAATCTTTAGCTATCTTGTGCAAGGACTATGAAAGTTTAGGAAATCAACTTCCATTTCCAATCAGTATGAAGGAAATGGCCAAATTAGCGGCCACAACCCGAGAAACCGTCAATCAAGTTTTAAAGAAACTCATCGATTCTCATAAGATACAGTATGAGAGAAAACAATTAACCTTTCTAGATACAGCCTACTTTTTAAAGAGTTTTAAAGAGATCAATTAA
- a CDS encoding DNA internalization-related competence protein ComEC/Rec2: protein MLSRWIKDLPFSLVHLAFVLLWLYFSIYQPSWLSISGLVVVGVLAVHHYKGERSSLLGLALANLCFAAFFVFQRLQDHPVQAESQPPSHLRLIPDTIKINGDALSFRAKNQGRTYQVFYTLKSEKEKQQWQSQTRLMELTYKGVIEEPEGQRNFRGFDYRSYLETQGIHYQIKIEAIQSAVPIQTWNVFDWLSQWRRQAIVWSKEHFPQPMNQYMTGLLFGYLDTDFEEMDQLYTSLGIIHLFALSGMQVGFFINGIRKALLRLGILQETVDIWMLPISLVYAGLTGFSVSVVRSLLQKILSQKGIRGMENMAMTLMILMVLMPKFLLTAGGVLSCAYAFILTLVDTSSYSGLKKLLVESFWISLGILPLLTYYFSVFQPWSLPLTFLFSFLFDLVLLPGLTVLFILSILKPLTIFNSFFLLIEECIRWISKLTSLPLVFGQPTGPALIALFLLLGILYDLRKQKKRRFLLIGMILLIFCWTKHPLENEITMVDIGQGDSIFLRDWKGRTILIDVGGRVTFKSGEKWQERSQSANADQTLIPYLKSRGVGKLDALVLTHTDQDHMGDMVEVAKQIPVKKVYVSPGSLTNSQFREKLKQLHSPIKVVQRGDQLPIFDHHLEVLSPDEVGDGKNDDSIVLYGQFFQKRFLFTGDLEEAGEKKLLKNDPQLQVDVLKVGHHGSKGSSSDVFLDQLHPQLALISVGKKNRYQHPHKELLDRLEERSISYLRTDERGAIRLIGWDHWRVETVR, encoded by the coding sequence ATGCTTTCACGGTGGATTAAAGACCTTCCTTTTTCGCTTGTCCATCTCGCCTTTGTGCTCCTATGGCTGTATTTTAGTATCTATCAACCATCTTGGCTTTCGATCAGCGGTCTAGTAGTAGTGGGAGTTTTAGCGGTTCATCACTATAAAGGGGAGCGCTCAAGTTTGCTAGGGCTTGCTTTAGCAAACCTTTGTTTTGCGGCCTTCTTTGTCTTTCAGCGACTACAGGATCATCCAGTACAAGCAGAAAGTCAGCCCCCATCCCACTTACGCCTGATTCCAGATACCATCAAGATCAATGGGGACGCCCTGTCTTTTCGTGCTAAAAATCAGGGAAGGACCTACCAAGTCTTCTACACTTTAAAATCAGAAAAAGAAAAACAGCAGTGGCAAAGTCAAACCCGCTTGATGGAGTTGACATATAAAGGTGTTATAGAAGAACCAGAAGGGCAACGAAATTTTAGAGGATTTGACTACCGGTCTTATTTGGAAACACAGGGAATTCACTATCAAATAAAAATTGAAGCGATCCAATCTGCGGTTCCCATCCAAACGTGGAATGTTTTTGACTGGCTATCTCAATGGAGGCGCCAAGCCATTGTTTGGAGCAAGGAGCACTTTCCACAGCCGATGAACCAGTATATGACCGGCCTTCTTTTTGGTTATTTAGATACGGATTTTGAAGAGATGGATCAGCTTTACACGAGTTTGGGCATCATCCATTTGTTCGCCTTATCTGGGATGCAGGTCGGCTTTTTCATCAATGGGATCCGGAAAGCTCTCTTACGTCTAGGAATCTTGCAAGAGACAGTCGATATCTGGATGCTTCCAATTTCTTTGGTCTATGCTGGCTTGACAGGTTTTTCAGTTTCAGTGGTTCGTAGTCTCTTGCAGAAGATCCTCTCTCAAAAGGGGATCCGAGGGATGGAGAATATGGCGATGACCTTGATGATCTTAATGGTGCTCATGCCCAAGTTTCTTCTGACAGCTGGAGGGGTCTTGAGTTGTGCCTACGCCTTTATTTTGACCTTGGTAGATACCAGTTCTTATTCAGGACTTAAAAAGCTACTAGTGGAAAGTTTCTGGATTAGCCTGGGAATTTTGCCCCTTTTGACCTATTACTTTAGTGTCTTTCAACCGTGGTCACTCCCTTTAACCTTCCTCTTTTCTTTCTTATTTGACCTTGTCCTTCTTCCAGGTTTAACGGTGCTATTTATCTTATCGATTCTAAAGCCCCTTACAATTTTTAACAGTTTCTTTCTTCTCATAGAGGAGTGTATTCGTTGGATTTCAAAGCTCACGTCGCTACCTTTGGTATTTGGTCAGCCGACGGGACCAGCTCTGATTGCTCTCTTCCTTCTTTTAGGAATCTTGTATGATCTTCGAAAGCAAAAAAAACGTCGTTTCCTGTTAATAGGCATGATTCTACTCATCTTTTGTTGGACCAAGCATCCTTTAGAAAATGAGATTACCATGGTGGATATTGGTCAAGGAGACAGTATCTTTTTACGCGATTGGAAAGGAAGAACCATATTGATTGATGTCGGAGGACGTGTCACTTTTAAAAGTGGAGAAAAGTGGCAAGAGCGCAGTCAATCTGCCAATGCGGATCAAACCTTGATTCCCTATCTCAAGAGTCGTGGTGTTGGAAAACTCGATGCTTTGGTCTTGACTCATACAGACCAGGACCATATGGGCGATATGGTGGAGGTTGCCAAACAAATCCCAGTTAAAAAAGTGTATGTCAGTCCAGGTAGTCTAACTAATTCTCAATTTCGAGAGAAATTGAAACAGCTTCATAGTCCGATTAAAGTAGTCCAGAGAGGAGATCAACTACCTATTTTTGATCATCATCTAGAAGTCTTATCCCCTGATGAAGTGGGGGATGGTAAAAATGATGATTCAATTGTCCTCTATGGGCAGTTCTTTCAGAAACGATTTTTGTTCACGGGTGATTTGGAAGAAGCTGGAGAGAAAAAACTATTGAAAAACGATCCACAATTACAAGTAGATGTCTTGAAAGTAGGCCACCACGGTTCTAAAGGTTCCTCTAGTGATGTGTTTTTAGATCAGTTACATCCTCAGTTGGCCTTGATCTCTGTTGGAAAGAAAAATCGCTACCAACATCCCCATAAAGAATTGCTCGATCGTCTAGAGGAACGCTCTATTTCTTACCTTCGTACCGATGAAAGGGGAGCGATTCGCTTGATTGGGTGGGACCATTGGAGGGTAGAAACGGTCCGCTAG